The window taaaaatgcagtggccaaagagaggtactgactgtaggagagaagaacGTTGTTAatcaggcattagtaaaaccataaaaaagttttatcttcgTCCACTtcacattaagctaggtttattcaaaaattttgttaaagcaatggatcataatggtgcagggtttcagtttctaaaaaacaaattctctAATATAAGGGAtgttaaaataaaggaaggtatatttattGGATCacagataagaaaactaatgagtgaatccggcatttgaaaaatgtttgaatggtttggaggttgctgcatggaaatcatttcaaaatgtggtaaacaacatCCTTGGAAACCGTaaggccagtaactacagagaacttgagAGTGAACTCCttaaaaactacaaagaacttgggtgtaacatgCCACTGAAAATCCATTTCATACATTtgcatttggattttttccctaacaatATCGGCGCTAttagtgatgaacatggagaatgatgctttcaccaggagatatctacaatggaaatacaataccagggaaaatggaacccaaaaatgttagccgactactgttggaatctaaagagggatctacctacagaaaattcaaaagaagTAGATTTTAGGCGAGTACAAAATGgatgtaatgtattgtcatattatgttcaccatacattttttgtttcaaaaaaaatttcaattgcaaAAAAAACCTGAGCTTgacataaaaatctattaatgtttatgaaatcagcataaaaaataccatAAGAATTGGCCAtttactctcatttaacaaacaaaaatttaaattttgttgaccagtgtaatttaGCTTGCcttccattttatttatctaattcttattgtttataatatagtATCTATCTACTTATCTAAATTAACAGTTGTGCACAACAATGAACCCAATTAAAGCGAGTGatattataaaacacaataacCAAAAGCAGTCAATTAAAAGAATAGTCAGgctttaattaaaatcagaaaatgtaaaagcAAATAACAAGTACCTTTTAAGTTCATTGTGGATGCTTTAATtcagcaaattattattatttataattatgaaattatacattgtaaattttgactgaaactttttaatgttgcataattttcaaatgaaatcataATTCTTGGGCAGAGttaagttttggtttttttaaattcctataaaTAAAAGATCCTAAGTAAAGTGTATTGCCAGTGCAAgtaaaacatcttaaaaatttgtcCGATtggaaataaattgattattttaaattttcagatgaCATTAGAATTCTTCGACCATAAGATTTAATTGTATCTAAAagctgcttaatttttttaattttaaacctaccttcttccttttttttttactaattttgtttcattcttttttctattgtttCAGCTGTATTTTCATTTCTGGAGtggagattaatatttttatacttatattaaagGGAGttattatacagattttattCATATGTCTATATAACATATtgtattataacttattaaaataaactactattttaataactactactattttaattctaataactactattttattttattttttttaataataataaacaaaaaacatggcAGACAATTGTGATGGTGTTGAAGAAAAAGAATCAAAAACCGAATTGAAAGATGAGGTAGTTACATCCAATAATAGAAATTCTCATAAAGAAGAAGGTAAATCTTCTAATTGTAGTAGTAATTGTGATAATAATGGTAGTCATTGtgatggttttattaaaaataaaaataatgatttttgtgaaaatattattgatagcGTTGGTTCCATTGATGTATCAGACAATTTGCTTTTAAAAAGGATAATTTCACTCAATCAGACAGACACTGccaatagtattaataatagtgATGATTATACCGCTCAAGATATTAATGACGATTGTTTTGAATCTGGGATGCTTAAGGTTGTTGATGATTACAACTGTACTGATGATAGTAATGGTGTGACATCAGCACTAGAGGAAGACATAGAAAAAGTGGAAGTAGATGTAACAGGGTTAAATTCAACTAAGGAAAATTCTATTAGTAATGTAACAGTTCATAcaccttatgaaaaaaataataataaaacaagtagaaaattaattactagTACTCCCTGTCGCCAGAATGATGGAAAAGATACATACATTCCACCAGCACGAAGCATTCTTAAAAAATGGAGACcatcttatttaattcaatctaTAGCCGATGATAATATTGAAGATATTAGTGCTATTGAAAGTAATGATAATGCTGAAAACCCATCAAACTCGACAGCACTAAATGTTTCcgttagtattaataataaaaaaaatactttaaatttattagatgAAAAGAATGATGAATTCGAAGaagcatttaataatttgtacTCAACATTATTTGGTAATGAGATAGATATACATGAAAGTCATAAAATCAttgatgcaaaaaatttaatgactaatttaaataataatgttgttaaacTTGAAATGTATCACACCAGtattgttaaacaaaatgaaaaaaatgatgaaaaatttaatgaaattatttcagagATTTCTTCTTTAATGtcaatatcaaacaaaaattttattactattgatcagatttcagaaaataatgaGCATCATGATCTATCGGTTATCAAAGAAATGAGTCATGAAGATGATAATGATAAAACTATAACAAATCagaatgataataatgaaactttaattaaacaAAGTGATAATGCGGAAGAAGAGGTAAAATTTAACATAAGTACTGAAAACTGtagtatattaacaaataatattgattcaaatgaaaataataataaaattgacaaaaactctaatgatattaaggaaaaaaaaactatattaatgagcggaataaaaattgaaaataaaactaatgatattAAGGAAAACAAAGCTAAATTAACGGATAgaataaagattgaaaataaatctaatgaTGATAAAGAAAACAAAGCTAAATTAATGGATggcataaaaattgaaaataaatctattgatattaaggaaaacaaatttaaattaagggataaaataaaaatagaaattagtgAAGATGATGACGAAGATGTTTTGTTATCAGATACAGAAGTGTTACAGGTGCCAGTAATTAATGGTGCTAAtagtattgtatatttaaataataaggaaTTAACTCTCGATGAAGAAGAAGCGTTATTAAATGATGATGATGCAGATGTTCTTAGTATAATATGCTCAGATATAACACCAAGAACCGATGTAAGTAATTCAACAAAAAGTGAATGTTCCTCTGAACGAGAGAACTTGAAAATTAATGATCTTGTTGGCAGCAGCTCATCCGTTCCTAAGTGTGATTCTGCTACAGTGTATATGTCAAGTTCTTCGTCTTCTAATCTTAATGATATACCTGTTATCAAACCTGATCCTGATAAGAAACCTGCCGCCGATGATAAAAATGCTCCATTTGTAAGTTCTGATCCTCaagaaaatgaagataataaCAATCCTGATTGGGAACATCTCCGACGtttgaaaaatgataaacagcggtaattataagttattttttctttgtatgtgcgtgtgtgtatgtatgtatgtcctTTGACTGATCTATGTGagtgattttcttttaatattttcttattacatatACAGGATCTATCACAAAGTTCTTCCAGggctttcataacttattctactggttaaaataattgaaaaagttactataaattattatttttgtcttcagtcatttgactggtttgatgcagctccccaagattccctacctagtgctagtcgtttcattttagtataccctctacatcctacatccctaacaatatgttttacatattccaaacgtggcctgcctatacaatttttcgcttctgcctgtccttccaatattaaagctactattccaggatgccttagtatgtggcctataaatctgtctcttcttttaactatatttttccaaatgcttctttcttcatctatttgctgcaatacctcttcatttgtcactttatccacccatctgatttttaacattctcctataccaccacatttcaaaagcttctaactttttcttctcagatactccgattgtccaagtttcacttccatataaagcgacactccaaacatacactttcaaaaatcttctcctgacatttaaattaatttttgatgtaaacaaattatatttcttactgaaggctcgtttagcttgtgctattcagcattttatatcgctcctgcttcatccatctttagtaattctactttccaaataacaaaattcttctacctccataatcttttctcctcctattttcacattcagtggtccatctttattatttctactacatttcattacttttgttttcttcttgtttattttcatgcgatagttcttgcgtaggagttcaactatgccgttcattgtttcttctaaatactttttactctctgctagaattactatatcatcagcaaatcgtagcatctttatcttttcaccttgtactgttactccgaatctaaattgttctttaacatcattaactgctagttccatgtaaagattaaaaagtaacggagatagggaacatccttgtcggactccctttcttattacggcttctttcttatgttcttcaattattactgttgctgtttggttcctgtacatgttagcaattgttcttctatctctgtatttgaaccctaattttttttaaatgctgaacattttattccagtctacgttatcgaatgccttttctaggtctataaacgccaaatatgttggtttgtttttctttaatcttccttctactattaatctgaggcctaaaattgcttctcttgtccctatacttttcctgaaaccaaattggtcttctcctaacacttcttccactctcctctcaattcttctgtatagaattctagttaagatttttgatgcatgactagttaaactaattgttctgtattcttcacatttatctgcccctgctttctttggtatcatgactataacactttttttgaagtctgatggaaattcccctttttcataaatattacacaccagtttgtataatctatcaatcgcttcctcacctgcactgccagtaattctacaggtattccatctattccaggagcctttctgccatttaaatcttttaatgctctcttaaattcagatctcagtattgtttctcccatttcatcctcctcttcttcctctataacactattttctaattcatttcctccgtataactcttcaatatattccacccatctatcgactttacctttcgtattatatattggtgtaccatctttgtttaacacattattagattttaatttatgtaccacaaaattttccttaactttcatgtatgctccgtctattttaccaatgttcatttctctttccacttctgaacacttttctttaatccactcttctttcgccagtttgcactttctgtttatagcatttcttaattgccgatagttccttttactttcttcatcactagcattcttatattttctacgttcatccatcagctgcaatatatcgtctgaaacccaaggttttctaccagttctctttattccgcctaagtttgcttctgctgatttaagaatttcctttttagcattctcccattcttcttctacattttctaccttatcttttttactcagacctcttgcgatgtcctcctcaaaaatcttctttacctcctcttcctcaagcttctctaaattccaccgattcatctgacaccttttcttcaggtttttaaaccccaatctacatttcattatcaccaaattatggtcgctatcaatgtctgctccagggtaagttttgcagtcaacgagtttttacttttctggtgaccccttccttagtagtccccacccggagatccgaacgggggactattttacctccggaatattttaccaaggaaggtgcctccattattattatgtgaaaatgcaaagagccacattttcttggaaaaaaagcagctgtagttttccattgctttcagctgcgcagtactcagaggactgagtgatgttgatatggccgtttaagtcattgtgactcacgcccctaacaactactgaaagagctgcaaCCCTCTTTCacgaatcattccttagtctggctctcaacagatacctctccgatatggttgcaccttcgatccagctactctgtatccctgagcactcaagccccctcaccaacggcatggtctcatgattcatagaggaggttaatataaacatatgtgctaaaattcttcatttgtgaCTTATAGCTAATAaaagatttcactcagatttcagctactccaGTGAAATGAGTTTATACTGagatttttaggatgttaatcaaggggcaaaattagtgattttttatggtttttgacctgaaaaatcgaataaaataggtaccagaactgtgtatgcaataatttttgagaaatcaaataaattggggtaaataATCTTGTttgataactttattaaatggataataacttgtagagaatttaattctgaacaaaatggtataagatagttgaataaaacaaagaaaactgagaaaaaaatatcaaattttatttagaaacagtacattgctacatttgtcagaaaagttacttatttaatataaactaaaactaaactcttttttggtgatgtaaaaaatttgtataacaaaatttaatgttaaatttttttaaattagaaattacgcaattgtaaaataaaaaaatataaaattacttagataatattttttttattaatgatagaaatacaataaattatttgaaaatttattggcaataaaataacaacagctgatcaacaatgtgcaatattttgttagtgtttaaatcatttcaTATGGCACATTAAGTATATCAAGTgttgtgaactgtgctgtcgtcagcgaagattttctgtgaattttagtttgactGTGATCTGTAAGTCATTGAAAtaatgctgtacttatttacaacagaggaatgatatggtattcattttggatgTGGTGTAATGTTGCTGCTAcaactgctgcagtagaatatgaaatacattctCCAAATCACAGGAGTCCAGAACCCAAAACAATTAGTGCAACTTTgcaatcttcaggaaacaggttcaTTATGTAGTATTCTTACCAGCTATGTAGTATTCGTACGAATGATTAGTTCAACACGACACTATTATTGATGCAGTTCAGCACAATCCAGATGTCAGTACACAATGTCTTTCTTAgtggatcggagtttcgcattcagtaatttggaggacacttaaacaaaacaagttttatctttataaacagccagttcagCATCTACACTCAGGAGACTGTCTGCTTTCCTTGAAGTTCTGCAACTGAtggaatacaaatcaacaacactccaagtatgttttgtttaccgacaagGCAAATTTCAATCAAGATGATATCAGGTTATGCAGTGAACATACATAGGCAGTAGTAAGTCCTCATTAATCAGTGGAAGGCAGTTTTCAACACCAATTTAGCTCAAATTTGTGGtgcagccttcttcacaatcagctgtttggaccgttcatattacctggccaccTAAAGGTTAAGGTCTACTTGCACTTACTGCAAGAAATTTATTACCACAGCTGCTTGAAGGTGTTCCTCTAGAATactcaaataaatattctttgtgTATTCTACGCAAAGAATACTTCCAGAACAATAGTGTGCcttcccacttctcttgtgctgtTTCCATTCACTTAACTCATCATTTCCCTTAGAAATGGGTCGGTCATGGAGATCCATATTTCTCGCTATCAAAATCATCTGATCTGGCAACTTTGgatttttgcatctggggatggataaaaaatatattcaaaataaaagtacattctcgtgaggaattaattgttcttATTATGTATGCAACTGAGAACTAAAGAGAGCAACAAAAACAGTGCAGAAATGTGTTGAAAAGCTTGGTGGGCTCATGTTTGAACATT of the Lycorma delicatula isolate Av1 chromosome 10, ASM4794821v1, whole genome shotgun sequence genome contains:
- the LOC142331324 gene encoding uncharacterized protein LOC142331324, which encodes MADNCDGVEEKESKTELKDEVVTSNNRNSHKEEGKSSNCSSNCDNNGSHCDGFIKNKNNDFCENIIDSVGSIDVSDNLLLKRIISLNQTDTANSINNSDDYTAQDINDDCFESGMLKVVDDYNCTDDSNGVTSALEEDIEKVEVDVTGLNSTKENSISNVTVHTPYEKNNNKTSRKLITSTPCRQNDGKDTYIPPARSILKKWRPSYLIQSIADDNIEDISAIESNDNAENPSNSTALNVSVSINNKKNTLNLLDEKNDEFEEAFNNLYSTLFGNEIDIHESHKIIDAKNLMTNLNNNVVKLEMYHTSIVKQNEKNDEKFNEIISEISSLMSISNKNFITIDQISENNEHHDLSVIKEMSHEDDNDKTITNQNDNNETLIKQSDNAEEEVKFNISTENCSILTNNIDSNENNNKIDKNSNDIKEKKTILMSGIKIENKTNDIKENKAKLTDRIKIENKSNDDKENKAKLMDGIKIENKSIDIKENKFKLRDKIKIEISEDDDEDVLLSDTEVLQVPVINGANSIVYLNNKELTLDEEEALLNDDDADVLSIICSDITPRTDVSNSTKSECSSERENLKINDLVGSSSSVPKCDSATVYMSSSSSSNLNDIPVIKPDPDKKPAADDKNAPFVSSDPQENEDNNNPDWEHLRRLKNDKQRYKALRDRWRSVVIPDPNLDLSTQTYRRNRIARETKALFEQKPKSWAEIKQPGSVNVNNENICNTRKRLRSPRAQNENIGEPATKRMKCTVLYEENIKEVLRKLEFKRYCLYQEMNQQLSELALIQERQFNDAVIRHNYKMNNQQFNELHQLQTREVCDLRKIYRQRINDEEHQAKNYICAMEAAAEEVHTFHKFYHELDSNFDNINSLYLNDGQVRELIEIELMLENYQRFYNQIE